The sequence CCACTCAGGGATTGATTGGCCATGACTCTAAAGATTAGCCCTCAGATGCCCATTAACAGGCCTGAACTTAACCAAAGGCCAACTCAACAAAAAACTAGCATCAAACTGAGTGAAAGGGACCTTTGCTAAGTTCACATGAGAGGCAGCATTAGAAACCAGTTCTGAGATGGCCCTCTCCAATCTAATCAAAAAGCGCTGCCTATTTTCCGCTTTTCCTTCAAACACTCTACGATTCCGTTCCTTCCAAAGTTCCCATAAAACGATAGAGGGCAAAATCTTCCATACGGTGGCAAAGGTAGAAGGCTTGCCCGAAACCAGCCAAGAATCCAACCAATCACACAAATTCCCTGCCATGGGGCCCTTCCAATTCAATCTCTGCAAACCAAAAAGCCACGCTTCCTGGGCAAACTCGCAGTTGAGCAGGAGGTGGTCCACATCTTCCTCCGCCTTTTCACAGAGCACACAACGGAATGGACCAACAAACCCCATTTTCCTCAGGCAATCTCCAGAAAGAATCCGCCTATTTCCAGCAAGCCAGGAAAAGGCCCTCGCTTTCGGTAGACAAACATTATTCCAACACACCTTAGTTTCCCATTCCTTCATCCTGCCTTCACTCTCCAAAAGAGAGACCCCCACTTTCACAGAGTAGCTACCACTCTTGGCGCCACACCATACTATTTTGTCCTCCTCCCTCGAAAATGAAACTTCTCAGTTTTCCAGGATCTTTCTCAAATATCTTTCCTCCTCTACCCCCAAATTTAGCTCCCGAGGGTCTTTCCAATTCCAACGCTATCCCAAAAAGGGCATATCTTGCGACAAAAAATCGCTCACCTTTGAGCCCCAAACCTGACCAGTCTTTAAAACGATTTGCTGGGGGGCCTGAGACTCCAGAGATGGATGTCCATCCTAGGAATCTTGCCAAAATCTCGCCTTACGCCCATCGCCAATACGCCAAGATAGATGATTTGTGATCAGGCTCCTACAACTCACCAAAAAGTTCCACAAAGCAGACCCTCTCGGTGGGTTTTCAACCGTTAGAATCCTTTCCTTTTCCCTACTATCCAAATATTTAGCTTGTAAAATTTTGACCCACCTCTGCTCCAGTTTACTGTACATTTGCCACACCAACTTAGCCCCCATAGCCTCATTAACAAGTCTCCAATCACGGAGCCCCACCCCTCCACCTCCTTTGGGTTTACACACCCTGTCCCAAGCCATAAGCAGAATTTTGTCCTGTTCATGATTTCCATTCCACAAAAACTTTCTCATCTTCTGCTGCATATTCTTAATGATCAAACCTGGAAGTTTAAAGTAGGCCATAGGGAAGATCGGCATAGCCGAGACAACTGACTTCAACATCAGAAGACGACCAGCCAAGGAAAACCACTTGCTCTTCCATCCCTCCATCTTTGCTTTGTAGCCATCTAGCAACCCTTTCCAAATGTTCGACTTACTTGCTCTAGAAAAGAGCGGCATACCAAGGAACTTACTAGGCAGTTATCCAATCTTTATCCCAAACAATCTAGCAATAGCTCCCTAGGACCAACATTCTGTGTGGAAGAAAAATATCTCCGATTTGAGCCAATTAATTTCTTAACCAGTGGCCCAACTAAATCTGTTCAATACTTTCTTCATAATCGAAGCCTCATGCATAGAAGCTACACCGAAAAGAcaggtgtcatcaacaaactgagaATGAGTTGTGGAATCCACCCCTCCAGCAATCTCAATGCCCTTCCACAGCCCTTGAGTTCTCTTGTGAGCAATTGACCTTCCAAGAACTTCAGCCAACAAAATAAATAGAAAGGGGGATATTGGATCCCCTTGGCGAATACCTCGAGACGTCGAAAAGAAACCTTGAGGCTTGCCATTAACTAAAACCGAAGTTGAGAATTGCATAATCATACTAGAAATCCACTTAATCCAAGACTTACCAAACCCAAACCTTACAAGCACAACCACCAGGAACGACCTatccactctatcgtaggcttttTGAATGTCAAGCTTCGAGATCATTCTTCTCAGTCTGCCCTGCATTGTCGTGTGGATTGCCTCATGGGCCACAATCACCCCATCCACAATGTTCCTTCCAGGAGTAAAGCCACTATGTTCACAAGAGATCAACTTACCTAAAATTAACTTGAATCTATTAGCAGCAACTTTAGTGATGATCTTGTAGATGGTATTGCACAATGAAATAGGACAAAACTCCTCCATTCCTTCCGGCTTGGCCTTCTTTGGGATCAACGCCACCAGAGTGCAATTGAATTCCTTCAAGACAAAGCCTTTGGACCTTGACTCTTCAACCACAGCTAGTAAATCCTCACCAAGCACATCCCAAAACAACTGAAAAAAGAACACCTGGAACTCGTCTGGTCCTGGTGCTTTCTCTCCACCTAACCCTAAAAGCAATAGATTTGACTTCCTTCAACGAAACCGATTCCTCAAGCATGATATTGTCTTCCCTCGAGACTAAGGGAGGGATTAACTCTAGTAGCTCGGCCTGCAAGCTCGACTGAGCTACTCCACTTCTCCTCCATAGATTTTTCGAAAAAGGCAACAACCTCTTTGCATATGCGATTTGAGTCATCAGTGATCGTACCATCCGTAAGCCACAAGGAGAGAATTCTATTAAGACTTCGCTTTGCTTTCACCGAACTGTGGAAGAATTTCGTGTTTCTATCACCTGCTTTAAGCCAGTTTTCTCGCGACTTCTGTTTCCAGTAAATCTCCTCCTTCTGCAAAACTTCTCCATATTTGCTAAGTAGATCTTTCTCTGTGATGAAGTCCACTTCATCCATCCCTTCTGCCAAGACCTTCGCATTCAAAGCCCCCAGATCTCCTTCTAgccttctcttttcatcaaagatatTGCCAAACACCTCCCTATTCCATgattttaatttctatttcacaAAGCTAAGCTTCTTGAAAAATTGAAAGGCCAAGCAACCTTCCACCACCCAACAACACAATCTCTAAAACCTGGATCTCTTAACCACATCTTTTCCACCTTGAAAGGACACCGAATTGGTATTTTGTCTTTCTGCACAACCAAAGAGACCGGGAAATGATCCGATCTTGAAATAGCTAATACCTCAGCTTCGAAGACCAAAGGGGCTAAATTCCAATCCCCTGCAAGGAAGAATTTATCTAGTTTCTCCGCAATATTGGAGAAGCCCCTTCGTCTGTTAGTCCATGTAAAATTTCCTCCTTTAGCTGCCACTTCAAACAAAGCATTAGCATTAACAAAAGACTGAAAGTCCGATTGCGACCTTCCCAACCTCCTCACCCCTCCACGTTTATTAGAGAAGGAAAGGGTGGCATTGAAGTCCCCAACAACAATAGCTAAAGACGGCCTCACTTCCTCTAAACGCTTTGAAATATCCTCCCATGGTCTACACTTGTCCACAACCAAAGTCGGCCCATAGACATtaaaaagaaaacaagagaaattcATGGTCTTCGAGTTCACCTTTACCATATGCCAATGTTTAGAACATGAAACAACATCCACTTGAATAGCCAATGGATTCCATAGAATGCCAAGCCCACTTGATGCCCCTTCTGAATCCACAAAAGATCCAGACCACCTCTGCCTTACCCCAAAACTACAAGCAACAACATCACGACCCAACTTTGTTTCCTGAATGCAAATAACTTCCAGCTTAGCCCGATCAAAACCTCTTTTGATCAGACGtctcttgtcaggggcattgcagcccctgacattccaggttAAGAACTTCATTGCTGTCCAGGAGAGAATAAGTCTCTCCCGGATCTAAGTAGCCTTGTCTGGCCCTTCATGTTGCCTGCTTCCTCAAGCAACTTCTGCTTATTCTTCTTGGCTCTCAAATTCCCTTTGGCCTTAGTGGGATTTGATTTGGTCTGTTTAATGGTCCTAACGTCTATCTCTCCTATCTCTACAGACAAACCCAAAGAATCATCGCTAAAAC is a genomic window of Cryptomeria japonica chromosome 7, Sugi_1.0, whole genome shotgun sequence containing:
- the LOC131049246 gene encoding uncharacterized protein LOC131049246, whose product is MKEWETKVCWNNVCLPKARAFSWLAGNRRILSGDCLRKMGFVGPFRCVLCEKAEEDVDHLLLNCEFAQEAWLFGLQRLNWKGPMAGNLCDWLDSWLVSGKPSTFATVWKILPSIVLWELWKERNRRVFEGKAENRQRFLIRLERAISELVSNAASHVNLAKVPFTQFDASFLLSWPLVKFRPVNGHLRANL